In the Takifugu flavidus isolate HTHZ2018 chromosome 11, ASM371156v2, whole genome shotgun sequence genome, one interval contains:
- the LOC130533449 gene encoding sorbin and SH3 domain-containing protein 1 isoform X11 yields the protein MRSSKLGCKTLEAPDVPVVCRQTPRCALYQASPEEGSIRPSASLVPSGPRAVGAVRITPVGAMKGSPDLIPAADLDPSRVSKGRGVVTLRATLVHIDDEGHITEKPNTFTTPRDWTSRINGDSSKPGLAEGQRDITTELPPVNSLQYQVYSPEPINQFPTPLSADPQICITSGSSSVYPCTSTVNPTIVLLQHNRAEQNKHLSHSRDPTPERDKSPDPGRDSVSPGPDMDWTRTRLPLHSPLNRPVAPVRNTEKSKDWYKTMFKQIHKIPESIEENPYRPSYIFPENYDVQVKSKDDGPSPFGYLKDVKTVPRSKSNIEVDSKGCSMPVPARSSSLKPSTKRNEWEPPDKKVDTRKYRAEPKSIFEYEPGKSSVLKLERTDVSPEDVDLENEPWYKFFSEMEFDKASAPSFTPLETASDLQKYSSSKSGHSEVEKDGGSPQSEPGAPENERHVYKSVLEGGDIPLQGLRALNKRHGSTSSSKDSSPVHGDSPDEVLRRRHGDKEKILEEQRRLKREQEEADTASRRHTGIVPTHHQFITNERFGDLLNITDNTEKRKSGVEQRSPAMARFDFRAESVKELPFQKGDIVYIIRQVDQNWYEGEHHGRVGIFPQSYVELLPVTEKAQPKKSVPVQVLEYGEAVARFNFSGDTVVEMSFRKGERITLIRRVDENWYEGKISGTNRQGIFPVTYVEVLRRPRVKNGVEYMDPPASPSPQRSLNASPQFLRNEVDHHGRSSRSPVMLFDIQENNNVNSFAEAVCNEILNIAETSVRYCSTLSHHPHGSVHRLHPHPSKQSLIISQQPQSHSSSPEPSRLHCGIFQAMYSYVPQNEDELELKEGDLVSVMEKCDDGWFVGTSKRTKQFGTFPGNYVKEVKL from the exons ATGAGATCCTCAAAGCTCGGCTGCAAAACTCTGGAGGCTCCAGACGTTCCAGTTGTCTGCAGACAGACGCCTCGCTGCGCACTTTATCAA GCCTCTCCAGAAGAGGGCAGCATAAGGCCGAGCGCTTCTCTCG TCCCGTCAGGCCCCCGAGCAGTTGGCGCCGTGAGGATCACACCTGTGGGCGCCATGAAAGGCTCTCCGGACCTCATTCCTGCAGCAG ATTTAGACCCCAGCAGAGTGAGCAAAGGGAGGGGTGTCGTCACTCTGAGGGCCACCCTCGTCCACATCGACGATGAAGGTCACATCACCGAAAAGCCAAACACCTTCACGACACCAA GGGACTGGACAAGCCGGATTAATGGTGACAGCTCCAAACCGGGGCTGGCGGAGGGGCAGAGGGACATAACAACTGAGCTGCCTCCTGTAAACAGCCTTCAGTACCAG GTGTATTCACCAGAACCCATCAACCAATTCCCGACCCCATTGTCCGCCGACCCTCAGATCTGCATCACATCGGGTTCCAGCTCTGTTTATCCCTGCACCAGCACCGTTAACCCCACCatcgtgctgctgcagcacaacagAG cagagcagaacaaGCACCTTTCTCATTCCAGAG ATCCGACCCCAGAAAGGGACAAAAGTCCTGATCCCGGTAGAGACTCGGTCAGTCCGGGGCCTGACATGGACTGGACCAGAACGCGGCTGCCGCTGCACTCTCCTCTCAACAGACCCGTGGCGCCCGTACGG AACACTGAAAAATCCAAAGACTGGTACAAGACAATGTTCAAACAGATACACAAGATACCTG AGTCCATTGAGGAAAACCCTTATCGCCCCTCCTACATTTTCCCTGAGAACTATGACGTTCAGGTGAAATCAAAAG ACGATGGTCCCAGTCCATTCGGTTACTTGAAAGATG TGAAGACGGTCCCACGCTCAAAAAGCAACATCGAGGTGGATTCAAAAGGCTGCTCGATGCCTGTACCAGCGCGGTCCTCTTCCCTCAAACCCTCCACCAAAAG AAACGAGTGGGAGCCCCCGGATAAGAAAGTCGACACCAGGAAGTACCGCGCGGAGCCCAAGAGCATCTTTGAGTACGAGCCGGGGAAATCATCAGTGCTCAAGCTGGAGAGGACG GATGTAAGTCCAGAAGATGTAGATTTAGAGAATGAGCCTTGGTATAAATTCTTTTCAGAGATGGAGTTTGACAAAGCG AGTGCCCCCTCCTTCACTCCCCTGGAAACAGCCTCTGACCTGCAGAAGTA CTCCTCAAGTAAGTCTGGACACAGCGAGGTGGAGAAGGACGGTGGATCACCCCAGAGCGAGCCAGGGGCTCCAGAAAATGAACGCCATGTTTACAAAAGTGTCCTGGAGGGCGGTGACATTCCCTTACAAGGCCTGCGGGCCTTAAACAAGCGCCATGGTAGCACCTCGTCCTCGAAAG ACTCATCCCCAGTGCATGGGGACAGCCCGGACGAAGTGCTGCGTCGACGCCATGGGGACAAAGAG AAAATCTTGGAAGAGCAGCGGCGGCTGAAGCgagaacaggaagaggctgACACGGCATCCAGGCGACACACAGGCATTGTCCCGACTCACCACCAGTTTATCACCAACGAGCGCTTCGGGGACCTGCTTAACATCACAGATAACACGGAGAAAAGGAAGTCGGGCGTAGAG CAGAGGAGTCCGGCCATGGCTCGCTTTGACTTCAGGGCAGAAAGTGTTAA GGAGCTGCCGTTTCAGAAAGGAGACATTGTTTACATCATTCGACAGGTGGATCAAAACTGGTATGAAGGGGAACACCACGGCAGAGTGGGCATTTTCCCTCAGAGCTATGTGGAG ctacttcctgtcacaGAGAAGGCCCAGCCGAAGAAAAGTGTCCCGGTGCAGGTGCTGGAGTACGGAGAGGCAGTGGCTCGCTTCAACTTCAGTGGGGACACTGTGGTGGAAATGTCTTTTAGAAAG GGAGAGAGGATCACGCTCATTCGCAGAGTGGATGAAAACTGGTATGAGGGCAAAATCTCAGGCACCAATCGTCAGGGCATCTTTCCCGTCACCTACGTGGAAGTGTTGCGAAGACCCCGTGTCAAAAATGGCGTGGAGTACATGGACCCTCCTGCCAGCCCTTCTCCACAGCGCAGCCTCAATGCCTCTCCTCAG TTTTTGAGGAATGAGGTGGACCATCAcggcaggagctccaggagcccCGTGATGCTGTTCGACATCCAAGAGAACAACAACGTCAACTCGTTTGCC GAAGCAGTGTGCAATGAGATCTTGAATATAGCAGAGACCTCGGTGAGGTACTGCAGCACCCTGTCCCACCACCCTCATGGCTCTGTCCATAGactgcacccccaccccagtaAACAATCTCTCATCATTTCCCAGCAACCCCAGTCCCACAGTAGCAGCCCAGAGCCCAGCCGTCTCCACTGTGGAAT TTTCCAGGCTATGTACAGCTACGTACCACAGAACGAGgatgagctggagctgaaggagggcgATCTAGTCAGCGTGATGGAGAAATGTGACGACGGCTGGTTTGTCG GTACCTCAAAGAGGACTAAACAGTTTGGGACATTTCCTGGGAATTATGTGAAGGAGGTGAAACTGTAA
- the LOC130533449 gene encoding sorbin and SH3 domain-containing protein 1 isoform X12, whose product MRSSKLGCKTLEAPDVPVVCRQTPRCALYQASPEEGSIRPSASLVPSGPRAVGAVRITPVGAMKGSPDLIPAADLDPSRVSKGRGVVTLRATLVHIDDEGHITEKPNTFTTPRDWTSRINGDSSKPGLAEGQRDITTELPPVNSLQYQVYSPEPINQFPTPLSADPQICITSGSSSVYPCTSTVNPTIVLLQHNRAEQNKHLSHSRDPTPERDKSPDPGRDSVSPGPDMDWTRTRLPLHSPLNRPVAPVRNTEKSKDWYKTMFKQIHKIPESIEENPYRPSYIFPENYDVQVKSKDDGPSPFGYLKDVKTVPRSKSNIEVDSKGCSMPVPARSSSLKPSTKRNEWEPPDKKVDTRKYRAEPKSIFEYEPGKSSVLKLERTDVSPEDVDLENEPWYKFFSEMEFDKASAPSFTPLETASDLQKYSSSKSGHSEVEKDGGSPQSEPGAPENERHVYKSVLEGGDIPLQGLRALNKRHGSTSSSKDSSPVHGDSPDEVLRRRHGDKEKILEEQRRLKREQEEADTASRRHTGIVPTHHQFITNERFGDLLNITDNTEKRKSGVEQRSPAMARFDFRAESVKELPFQKGDIVYIIRQVDQNWYEGEHHGRVGIFPQSYVELLPVTEKAQPKKSVPVQVLEYGEAVARFNFSGDTVVEMSFRKGERITLIRRVDENWYEGKISGTNRQGIFPVTYVEVLRRPRVKNGVEYMDPPASPSPQRSLNASPQFLRNEVDHHGRSSRSPVMLFDIQENNNVNSFAQPQSHSSSPEPSRLHCGIFQAMYSYVPQNEDELELKEGDLVSVMEKCDDGWFVGTSKRTKQFGTFPGNYVKEVKL is encoded by the exons ATGAGATCCTCAAAGCTCGGCTGCAAAACTCTGGAGGCTCCAGACGTTCCAGTTGTCTGCAGACAGACGCCTCGCTGCGCACTTTATCAA GCCTCTCCAGAAGAGGGCAGCATAAGGCCGAGCGCTTCTCTCG TCCCGTCAGGCCCCCGAGCAGTTGGCGCCGTGAGGATCACACCTGTGGGCGCCATGAAAGGCTCTCCGGACCTCATTCCTGCAGCAG ATTTAGACCCCAGCAGAGTGAGCAAAGGGAGGGGTGTCGTCACTCTGAGGGCCACCCTCGTCCACATCGACGATGAAGGTCACATCACCGAAAAGCCAAACACCTTCACGACACCAA GGGACTGGACAAGCCGGATTAATGGTGACAGCTCCAAACCGGGGCTGGCGGAGGGGCAGAGGGACATAACAACTGAGCTGCCTCCTGTAAACAGCCTTCAGTACCAG GTGTATTCACCAGAACCCATCAACCAATTCCCGACCCCATTGTCCGCCGACCCTCAGATCTGCATCACATCGGGTTCCAGCTCTGTTTATCCCTGCACCAGCACCGTTAACCCCACCatcgtgctgctgcagcacaacagAG cagagcagaacaaGCACCTTTCTCATTCCAGAG ATCCGACCCCAGAAAGGGACAAAAGTCCTGATCCCGGTAGAGACTCGGTCAGTCCGGGGCCTGACATGGACTGGACCAGAACGCGGCTGCCGCTGCACTCTCCTCTCAACAGACCCGTGGCGCCCGTACGG AACACTGAAAAATCCAAAGACTGGTACAAGACAATGTTCAAACAGATACACAAGATACCTG AGTCCATTGAGGAAAACCCTTATCGCCCCTCCTACATTTTCCCTGAGAACTATGACGTTCAGGTGAAATCAAAAG ACGATGGTCCCAGTCCATTCGGTTACTTGAAAGATG TGAAGACGGTCCCACGCTCAAAAAGCAACATCGAGGTGGATTCAAAAGGCTGCTCGATGCCTGTACCAGCGCGGTCCTCTTCCCTCAAACCCTCCACCAAAAG AAACGAGTGGGAGCCCCCGGATAAGAAAGTCGACACCAGGAAGTACCGCGCGGAGCCCAAGAGCATCTTTGAGTACGAGCCGGGGAAATCATCAGTGCTCAAGCTGGAGAGGACG GATGTAAGTCCAGAAGATGTAGATTTAGAGAATGAGCCTTGGTATAAATTCTTTTCAGAGATGGAGTTTGACAAAGCG AGTGCCCCCTCCTTCACTCCCCTGGAAACAGCCTCTGACCTGCAGAAGTA CTCCTCAAGTAAGTCTGGACACAGCGAGGTGGAGAAGGACGGTGGATCACCCCAGAGCGAGCCAGGGGCTCCAGAAAATGAACGCCATGTTTACAAAAGTGTCCTGGAGGGCGGTGACATTCCCTTACAAGGCCTGCGGGCCTTAAACAAGCGCCATGGTAGCACCTCGTCCTCGAAAG ACTCATCCCCAGTGCATGGGGACAGCCCGGACGAAGTGCTGCGTCGACGCCATGGGGACAAAGAG AAAATCTTGGAAGAGCAGCGGCGGCTGAAGCgagaacaggaagaggctgACACGGCATCCAGGCGACACACAGGCATTGTCCCGACTCACCACCAGTTTATCACCAACGAGCGCTTCGGGGACCTGCTTAACATCACAGATAACACGGAGAAAAGGAAGTCGGGCGTAGAG CAGAGGAGTCCGGCCATGGCTCGCTTTGACTTCAGGGCAGAAAGTGTTAA GGAGCTGCCGTTTCAGAAAGGAGACATTGTTTACATCATTCGACAGGTGGATCAAAACTGGTATGAAGGGGAACACCACGGCAGAGTGGGCATTTTCCCTCAGAGCTATGTGGAG ctacttcctgtcacaGAGAAGGCCCAGCCGAAGAAAAGTGTCCCGGTGCAGGTGCTGGAGTACGGAGAGGCAGTGGCTCGCTTCAACTTCAGTGGGGACACTGTGGTGGAAATGTCTTTTAGAAAG GGAGAGAGGATCACGCTCATTCGCAGAGTGGATGAAAACTGGTATGAGGGCAAAATCTCAGGCACCAATCGTCAGGGCATCTTTCCCGTCACCTACGTGGAAGTGTTGCGAAGACCCCGTGTCAAAAATGGCGTGGAGTACATGGACCCTCCTGCCAGCCCTTCTCCACAGCGCAGCCTCAATGCCTCTCCTCAG TTTTTGAGGAATGAGGTGGACCATCAcggcaggagctccaggagcccCGTGATGCTGTTCGACATCCAAGAGAACAACAACGTCAACTCGTTTGCC CAACCCCAGTCCCACAGTAGCAGCCCAGAGCCCAGCCGTCTCCACTGTGGAAT TTTCCAGGCTATGTACAGCTACGTACCACAGAACGAGgatgagctggagctgaaggagggcgATCTAGTCAGCGTGATGGAGAAATGTGACGACGGCTGGTTTGTCG GTACCTCAAAGAGGACTAAACAGTTTGGGACATTTCCTGGGAATTATGTGAAGGAGGTGAAACTGTAA
- the LOC130533449 gene encoding sorbin and SH3 domain-containing protein 1 isoform X3, with protein MRSSKLGCKTLEAPDVPVVCRQTPRCALYQASPEEGSIRPSASLVPSGPRAVGAVRITPVGAMKGSPDLIPAADPSRVSKGRGVVTLRATLVHIDDEGHITEKPNTFTTPRDWTSRINGDSSKPGLAEGQRDITTELPPVNSLQYQVYSPEPINQFPTPLSADPQICITSGSSSVYPCTSTVNPTIVLLQHNRAEQNKHLSHSRDPTPERDKSPDPGRDSVSPGPDMDWTRTRLPLHSPLNRPVAPVRNTEKSKDWYKTMFKQIHKIPESIEENPYRPSYIFPENYDVQVKSKDDGPSPFGYLKDVKTVPRSKSNIEVDSKGCSMPVPARSSSLKPSTKRNEWEPPDKKVDTRKYRAEPKSIFEYEPGKSSVLKLERTDVSPEDVDLENEPWYKFFSEMEFDKASAPSFTPLETASDLQKYSSSKSGHSEVEKDGGSPQSEPGAPENERHVYKSVLEGGDIPLQGLRALNKRHGSTSSSKVDYKGGNGYIISPCSSVNNNAVGNQCKNMKPLSAAKACIPQILPSKFKPKLLPPNGDRQESTTNATRRPKAHSCEDLYTDACDTDFTVAEGSECGQDSSLKYGHGATDISSGIRRSASDFSSMYRNMHHIQRPSSVGCSPHGSVRSLTSLFEKAKAEGGERSEAGDGGNIPRDAVSSRVSAFEMIIQRSTTAPSRSSSLPTLHSSNNLNHPAHLYMTSAVSAESLLVSDATRSNACSPSEAEGATGKEESLSQRSAAVEDSVSTSGCQNPRADSPTDTEAEVEKIFSKGSSVPARQHDNDPKSPLVFPLHHNHIHHHHHHLLHHLNHQLLLKPSKCKGSCPASYTRFTTILRHERQQAQQEKAQPEKKTILPGNLLLMGPAPFRLRKNLQSHQTRRTLSATKVTAGVQRPYSLSTDLGPVIPQRLSSLEVLERLSNGEGNNNDALSNRRCLDANGNLLQPLSAHRRDSSPVHGDSPDEVLRRRHGDKEKILEEQRRLKREQEEADTASRRHTGIVPTHHQFITNERFGDLLNITDNTEKRKSGVERSPAMARFDFRAESVKELPFQKGDIVYIIRQVDQNWYEGEHHGRVGIFPQSYVELLPVTEKAQPKKSVPVQVLEYGEAVARFNFSGDTVVEMSFRKGERITLIRRVDENWYEGKISGTNRQGIFPVTYVEVLRRPRVKNGVEYMDPPASPSPQRSLNASPQLIRNRLTTSPLPLPRSHRRSVSPEVHAISSEWISLTVGGGSPPAAPTPPLPPLPTVSYRCGEYLPPPYSASPVPPITGSPYCISPGASPAASPLPPPHPPRPNSTTPFLTFTPPQVEEFLLSPPSPHLSRGMSPCSGPVLEGWLRGEKDLTEGDVTEGERAHAAQGNKPNGPAEFLRNEVDHHGRSSRSPVMLFDIQENNNVNSFAEAVCNEILNIAETSVRYCSTLSHHPHGSVHRLHPHPSKQSLIISQQPQSHSSSPEPSRLHCGIFQAMYSYVPQNEDELELKEGDLVSVMEKCDDGWFVGTSKRTKQFGTFPGNYVKEVKL; from the exons ATGAGATCCTCAAAGCTCGGCTGCAAAACTCTGGAGGCTCCAGACGTTCCAGTTGTCTGCAGACAGACGCCTCGCTGCGCACTTTATCAA GCCTCTCCAGAAGAGGGCAGCATAAGGCCGAGCGCTTCTCTCG TCCCGTCAGGCCCCCGAGCAGTTGGCGCCGTGAGGATCACACCTGTGGGCGCCATGAAAGGCTCTCCGGACCTCATTCCTGCAGCAG ACCCCAGCAGAGTGAGCAAAGGGAGGGGTGTCGTCACTCTGAGGGCCACCCTCGTCCACATCGACGATGAAGGTCACATCACCGAAAAGCCAAACACCTTCACGACACCAA GGGACTGGACAAGCCGGATTAATGGTGACAGCTCCAAACCGGGGCTGGCGGAGGGGCAGAGGGACATAACAACTGAGCTGCCTCCTGTAAACAGCCTTCAGTACCAG GTGTATTCACCAGAACCCATCAACCAATTCCCGACCCCATTGTCCGCCGACCCTCAGATCTGCATCACATCGGGTTCCAGCTCTGTTTATCCCTGCACCAGCACCGTTAACCCCACCatcgtgctgctgcagcacaacagAG cagagcagaacaaGCACCTTTCTCATTCCAGAG ATCCGACCCCAGAAAGGGACAAAAGTCCTGATCCCGGTAGAGACTCGGTCAGTCCGGGGCCTGACATGGACTGGACCAGAACGCGGCTGCCGCTGCACTCTCCTCTCAACAGACCCGTGGCGCCCGTACGG AACACTGAAAAATCCAAAGACTGGTACAAGACAATGTTCAAACAGATACACAAGATACCTG AGTCCATTGAGGAAAACCCTTATCGCCCCTCCTACATTTTCCCTGAGAACTATGACGTTCAGGTGAAATCAAAAG ACGATGGTCCCAGTCCATTCGGTTACTTGAAAGATG TGAAGACGGTCCCACGCTCAAAAAGCAACATCGAGGTGGATTCAAAAGGCTGCTCGATGCCTGTACCAGCGCGGTCCTCTTCCCTCAAACCCTCCACCAAAAG AAACGAGTGGGAGCCCCCGGATAAGAAAGTCGACACCAGGAAGTACCGCGCGGAGCCCAAGAGCATCTTTGAGTACGAGCCGGGGAAATCATCAGTGCTCAAGCTGGAGAGGACG GATGTAAGTCCAGAAGATGTAGATTTAGAGAATGAGCCTTGGTATAAATTCTTTTCAGAGATGGAGTTTGACAAAGCG AGTGCCCCCTCCTTCACTCCCCTGGAAACAGCCTCTGACCTGCAGAAGTA CTCCTCAAGTAAGTCTGGACACAGCGAGGTGGAGAAGGACGGTGGATCACCCCAGAGCGAGCCAGGGGCTCCAGAAAATGAACGCCATGTTTACAAAAGTGTCCTGGAGGGCGGTGACATTCCCTTACAAGGCCTGCGGGCCTTAAACAAGCGCCATGGTAGCACCTCGTCCTCGAAAG TGGATTATAAAGGTGGGAATGGCTATATAATTTCACCCTGCTCCTCTGTAAATAACAATGCAGTAGGTAACCAGTGTAAGAATATGAAGCCTCTGTCTGCTGCCAAAGCCTGTATACCCCAAATCTTGCCCTCTAAATTCAAGCCCAAGCTGCTGCCCCCTAATGGtgacagacaggaaagcacAACGAACGCTACCAGACGCCCAAAGGCACACAGCTGTGAGGATCTCTACACAGACGCATGTGACACAGACTTTACAGTGGCAGAGGGAAGCGAATGTGGACAGGACTCAAGCTTGAAATACGGCCATGGTGCTACAGACATTTCCTCTGGAATTAGGAGGAGCGCATCAGATTTTTCCAGCATGTACAGGAACATGCATCACATCCAGAGGCCTAGTTCAGTTGGCTGCAGCCCTCATGGCAGCGTCCGTAGCCTCACCTCCCTATTTGAGAAGGCAAAGGCTGAGGGAGGGGAAAGGTCAGAGGCAGGGGATGGGGGTAACATTCCCAGGGATGCGGTATCTTCACGTGTCAGTGCTTTTGAAATGATCATCCAGCGTTCCACTACGGCACCCAGCCGTTCCTCCTCCCTACCCACCTTacactccagcaacaacctcaATCACCCTGCCCACCTCTACATGACGTCTGCAGTGTCGGCCGAGTCTCTTCTGGTGTCAGATGCCACCCGCTCTAATGCCTGCTCCCCAAGCGAGGCAGAAGGTGCGACGGGTAAAGAGGAATCCTTGTCTCAGCGCAGTGCGGCCGTTGAAGACTCCGTATCAACCTCAGGCTGTCAAAATCCCCGCGCTGATTCGCCCACTGATACGGAGGCTGAGGTTGAAAAGATTTTCAGTAAAGGTTCCTCGGTCCCAGCTCGCCAACACGACAACGACCCGAAGAGTCCCTTGGTCTTCCCTCTGCACCACAACCatatccaccaccaccaccaccacctccttcaCCACCTGAATCACCAGCTTCTTCTCAAACCCAGTAAATGCAAAGGATCCTGTCCAGCCTCTTACACCCGCTTCACCACCATACTCAGACACGAGAGACAGCAGGCCCAGCAGGAGAAGGCTCAGCCAGAGAAAAAGACCATACTGCCTGGGAACCTCCTCCTCATGGGCCCTGCGCCCTTTCGGTTGCGCAAGAATTTACAGTCCCACCAAACGCGGAGGACGCTGTCAGCCACCAAAGTCACTGCAGGCGTTCAGAGGCCCTACAGTCTGTCTACTGATCTCGGGCCTGTGATTCCGCAGCGCCTGTCCTCGCTTGAAGTCCTGGAGCGGCTCAGCAATGGGGAAGGAAACAACAATGACGCCCTGAGTAACAGGCGATGCTTGGATGCCAATGGGAACCTCCTGCAGCCGCTGTCAGCTCACCGCAGAG ACTCATCCCCAGTGCATGGGGACAGCCCGGACGAAGTGCTGCGTCGACGCCATGGGGACAAAGAG AAAATCTTGGAAGAGCAGCGGCGGCTGAAGCgagaacaggaagaggctgACACGGCATCCAGGCGACACACAGGCATTGTCCCGACTCACCACCAGTTTATCACCAACGAGCGCTTCGGGGACCTGCTTAACATCACAGATAACACGGAGAAAAGGAAGTCGGGCGTAGAG AGGAGTCCGGCCATGGCTCGCTTTGACTTCAGGGCAGAAAGTGTTAA GGAGCTGCCGTTTCAGAAAGGAGACATTGTTTACATCATTCGACAGGTGGATCAAAACTGGTATGAAGGGGAACACCACGGCAGAGTGGGCATTTTCCCTCAGAGCTATGTGGAG ctacttcctgtcacaGAGAAGGCCCAGCCGAAGAAAAGTGTCCCGGTGCAGGTGCTGGAGTACGGAGAGGCAGTGGCTCGCTTCAACTTCAGTGGGGACACTGTGGTGGAAATGTCTTTTAGAAAG GGAGAGAGGATCACGCTCATTCGCAGAGTGGATGAAAACTGGTATGAGGGCAAAATCTCAGGCACCAATCGTCAGGGCATCTTTCCCGTCACCTACGTGGAAGTGTTGCGAAGACCCCGTGTCAAAAATGGCGTGGAGTACATGGACCCTCCTGCCAGCCCTTCTCCACAGCGCAGCCTCAATGCCTCTCCTCAG CTGATTCGCAATCGCCTGACAACCTCCCCCTtgcccctccctcgctcccatCGCCGCTCCGTGTCCCCAGAGGTCCACGCCATCTCCTCTGAGTGGATCTCCCTGACTGTGGGAGGCGGTAGCCCGCCCGCCGCTCCCACGCCCCCCCTCCCGCCGCTGCCCACAGTGTCCTACCGCTGTGGCGAATATTTGCCTCCACCCTATTCTGCCAGCCCTGTGCCCCCAATCACAGGAAGCCCTTACTGCATCTCCCCTGGGGCCTCCCCGGCCGCCTCCCCACTTCCCCCGCCTCATCCACCCAGGCCAAActccaccacacccttcctcaccttcacaccacctcaagtggaggagttcCTGCTCTCCCCGCCGTCCCCGCATCTGTCACGCGGTATGAGTCCCTGCAGCGGACCGGTTCTGGAGGGATGGCTTAGGGGGGAGAAAGACTTAACCGAAGGGGATGtcacagagggggagagggcCCACGCAGCACAGGGCAACAAGCCAAACGGCCCCGCAGAG TTTTTGAGGAATGAGGTGGACCATCAcggcaggagctccaggagcccCGTGATGCTGTTCGACATCCAAGAGAACAACAACGTCAACTCGTTTGCC GAAGCAGTGTGCAATGAGATCTTGAATATAGCAGAGACCTCGGTGAGGTACTGCAGCACCCTGTCCCACCACCCTCATGGCTCTGTCCATAGactgcacccccaccccagtaAACAATCTCTCATCATTTCCCAGCAACCCCAGTCCCACAGTAGCAGCCCAGAGCCCAGCCGTCTCCACTGTGGAAT TTTCCAGGCTATGTACAGCTACGTACCACAGAACGAGgatgagctggagctgaaggagggcgATCTAGTCAGCGTGATGGAGAAATGTGACGACGGCTGGTTTGTCG GTACCTCAAAGAGGACTAAACAGTTTGGGACATTTCCTGGGAATTATGTGAAGGAGGTGAAACTGTAA